One Salvia miltiorrhiza cultivar Shanhuang (shh) unplaced genomic scaffold, IMPLAD_Smil_shh fragScaff_scaffold_39, whole genome shotgun sequence DNA window includes the following coding sequences:
- the LOC131002946 gene encoding leucine-rich repeat extensin-like protein 1 encodes MHPLLRQILFPILPAPPVDEVPYIPEPFVPDEAIAFEPIVPDSAVPESGILQTGSPYMDFDPFHYLTLIPFSSADLPLWEPAPATAPLLLPPTEIIPPIPSPMPWTEYVPFDPYPRVTPLPEPGTFEFQLYMHPILYPPSRDAQEGPSRPIPIDSDDEDPDEETPEMTVGHGQTRPLRRRTTADGVDVWEPIPEPPVCYPDGRHRC; translated from the coding sequence ATGCACCCCCTCCTCCGACAGATCCTTTTTCCGATCTTACCTGCACCCCCAGTTGATGAGGTTCCGTATATTCCGGAGCCATTTGTGCCTGATGAGGCCATTGCATTTGAGCCTATTGTCCCGGATTCTGCTGTTCCGGAGTCGGGTATTCTGCAGACTGGATCGCCATATATGGATTTTGATCCATTTCATTACTTGACACTGATACCCTTTTCCAGTGCTGATCTGCCTCTTTGGGAGCCGGCCCCAGCGACAGCGCCATTGTTATTACCTCCTACAGAGATTATACCACCTATTCCATCTCCGATGCCTTGGACCGAGTATGTGCCTTTTGACCCTTATCCGAGGGTTACTCCTCTACCTGAGCCTGGCACCTTTGAGTTTCAGCTTTACATGCATCCTATTCTATACCCACCATCCAGAGATGCACAGGAGGGACCGTCTCGTCCGATTCCgattgatagtgatgatgaggaCCCAGACGAGGAGACGCCAGAGATGACAGTGGGGCATGGACAGACCCGACCACTACGACGTCGGACCACTGCTGATGGAGTCGATGTATGGGAGCCTATTCCGGAGCCACCTGTTTGTTATCCCGATGGTAGACACAGATGTTGA